The stretch of DNA AGTGGATGTAGACAACACCAGCCGTCACGTCCGCGAACTGATTCAATGCGCGCACTCGAGCCTCCTGCTTCGACGAGGGACGTCTTCCCCAACGGCCTCAGTCGGTGTGTGCAGCACGCTCGGTTGACCAGTGTGCCCTGTGATGCCTGTGTTGCGCCAGTGATTCGAGCAATCGGTGTGTCATCACCTCTCGCGTTCCGAGAGAATACCGTCGCTCAGCCCGGTCCACACGGGCTTGGCCCAGTCGCCGAAGTCCCGGTCCGTCAACGCGACGCACGCCAGTCCCGCGGCCGGATCGACCCAGAGGAACGTGCCGGACTGTCCGAAGTGGCCGAACGTCTGCGGCGAGTTGCCCGTGCCCGTCCAGTGCGGGCTCTTGCCCGACCGGATCTCGAATCCCAGACCCCAGTCGTTGGGACGCTGTGAGCCGTATCCGGGCAGAATCCCGTCCAGTCCGGGGAATTGCACCGAAGTGGCATCCGCGAACGTCTGCGACGAAATGAGCGCCGGGCGGAACAGTTCGGCGGCGAAGCGGCCGAGATCTCCCGCCGACGCCCGCGCGCCGTGGCCGGCGGGCCCGACCAGAGCGGACGCGCTCATCGACAGCGGTGCGAACACGGATTCCGCCACGTAGTCGGCGAAGTCGATCGACGTCTCGGCGGTGAGGAAGTCGGCGAGCACCTCGTAGCCGGCACTCGAGTAGATCCGCTTGCGCCCCGGTGCCGTCTGCACCCGGTCTGTGTCGAAGGCGAGGCCCGACGCGTGCGCCAGGAGATGACGCACCGTCGAGCCTTCCGGGCCCGCGGGTTGATCGAGTTCGACGGCCCCCTCCTCGGTGGCCACCAGGACTGCGTACGCGCAGAGCAGTTTGGTCACCGAGGCCAGCGGGAAGACGCGCTGCTGGTCGCCGTACTCGCCGATCACCCCGTCGTCTCGCGACAGGACCACTGCCGCAGCGTTGTCGACGGGCCATCGGGCGATCTGATCGAGACTCTGCACCCGGTCAGACTACGAGAGCCACCCGTGGTCTGCTGCGGCGAGCCGCACAGACACGACTGCGGCGAGCCGCACAGACACGACTGCGGCGAGCCGTCACCAGTCCGCTTCGGTGTACCGGATGACGCCGCGAATGTTCTTGCCGTCGAGCATGTCCTGATACCCGTCGTTGACTCCTTCGAGGGTGTAGGTGCGGGTGATCATGTCGTCGAGGTTCAGCTGCCCGGACTTGTACATGGCCAGCAGGTTCGGGATCTCGACCCGGGCGTTGCCGCCGCCGAAGATGGTGCCCTTGAGGTCCTTCTGCAGCATCGAGAAGAGGAACAGGTTCAGCTTGACGTCCATGTCGGTCATCGCGCCCATGGCCGTGACGACGCACGTGCCGAACTTGCTGGTGAGCAGAAGGGCTTCCTCGACGTATTCGCCGTGCATCTCCCCGACCGTGATGATCGTCTTCTGCGCCATCAACCCGTTGGTGAGCGCGATGATCGGTTCGATCGCGGCGGCGGCGCTCTCGAACGCGTGGGTGGCCCCGAACTTCAACGCCTGTTCCCGCTTCCACGGCACCGGGTCGATCGCGAAGATCTGACGGGCCCCGGACGCCACCGCGCCCTGCAGCGCGCTCATGCCGACGCCGCCGACACCCATGATGACGACGGATTCGCCCGGCTTCACCTCCGCCATCCGTGTCGCCGAACCCCACCCGGTGGGGACGCCGCAGCCGACGAGGGCGGCGACGTCGAAGGGAATGTCCTTGTCGATCTTCACGACCGAAGTCTCGTGCACGACCATGTAGGGCGAGAACGTCCCGAGCAGGCACATGGGGATGACGTTCTCGCCGCGCGCGTGGATGCGGAACGTGCCGTCGCTGATCGCCAGCCCGCTCAGGAGCCCCATGCCGAGGTCGCAGAGATTCTGATGGCCCGCCGAGCACGCCGGACAGCGTCCGCAGGCGGGTACGAAGGAGAGCACCACGTGGTCGCCGACTTCGAGGTCCTTCACCTCCGGCCCCAGCTTGGTGATGACACCGGACCCTTCGTGGCCGCCCATCACCGGGAAGGACGCCATTGGCATCGACCCGGTGACGATGTGGTGGTCGGAGTGGCACATTCCGGCGGCTTCCATGCGAATCTGCACCTCGCCCGCGACCGGATCGCCGATCTCGA from Rhodococcus opacus B4 encodes:
- a CDS encoding serine hydrolase domain-containing protein codes for the protein MQSLDQIARWPVDNAAAVVLSRDDGVIGEYGDQQRVFPLASVTKLLCAYAVLVATEEGAVELDQPAGPEGSTVRHLLAHASGLAFDTDRVQTAPGRKRIYSSAGYEVLADFLTAETSIDFADYVAESVFAPLSMSASALVGPAGHGARASAGDLGRFAAELFRPALISSQTFADATSVQFPGLDGILPGYGSQRPNDWGLGFEIRSGKSPHWTGTGNSPQTFGHFGQSGTFLWVDPAAGLACVALTDRDFGDWAKPVWTGLSDGILSERER
- a CDS encoding NDMA-dependent alcohol dehydrogenase; protein product: MKTKGAILWGLNEPWSVEEIEIGDPVAGEVQIRMEAAGMCHSDHHIVTGSMPMASFPVMGGHEGSGVITKLGPEVKDLEVGDHVVLSFVPACGRCPACSAGHQNLCDLGMGLLSGLAISDGTFRIHARGENVIPMCLLGTFSPYMVVHETSVVKIDKDIPFDVAALVGCGVPTGWGSATRMAEVKPGESVVIMGVGGVGMSALQGAVASGARQIFAIDPVPWKREQALKFGATHAFESAAAAIEPIIALTNGLMAQKTIITVGEMHGEYVEEALLLTSKFGTCVVTAMGAMTDMDVKLNLFLFSMLQKDLKGTIFGGGNARVEIPNLLAMYKSGQLNLDDMITRTYTLEGVNDGYQDMLDGKNIRGVIRYTEADW